In Cicer arietinum cultivar CDC Frontier isolate Library 1 chromosome 7, Cicar.CDCFrontier_v2.0, whole genome shotgun sequence, a single window of DNA contains:
- the LOC101497562 gene encoding ankyrin repeat-containing protein BDA1-like isoform X2, with amino-acid sequence MKSNNVEQQQNEATEEGNIDLLYKIIKDDQSILESIDSKQFVETPLHIAAAMGRIQFANEIMRLKPSFARKLNEQGFSPIHLAMLNSRKWMVFNFVDMKKQLVTDQGREGLTPLHLASEIGDIEFLAKFIYACPESIECLTARNETALHIAIKNQQFEALQFLVGWLVRNEERGVTELENKILNQKDVDGNTILHISAQSSDPRHRQFDCW; translated from the exons ATGAAATCAAATAATGTTGAGCAACAACAGAATGAAGCAACTGAAGAAGGTAACATAGATCTCCTctacaaaataattaaagatgaTCAATCAATTTTGGAGAGTATCGATTCGAAACAATTTGTGGAAACTCCTTTACATATCGCTGCAGCTATGGGTCGTATCCAGTTCGCCAATGAAATTATGAGGTTGAAACCTTCATTTGCTCGTAAGCTAAATGAACAAGGATTCAGCCCTATCCACCTTGCTATGCTAAACAGCCGAAAGTGGATGGTGTTTAATTTTGTTGACATGAAGAAGCAACTTGTTACAGATCAAGGAAGAGAAGGCTTAACTCCTCTTCATTTAGCAAGTGAAATTGGTGATATTGAATTTTTAGCTAAGTTTATTTATGCTTGTCCAGAATCAATTGAATGCTTGACTGCGAGGAATGAGACTGCACTACATATTGCTATTAAGAATCAACAGTTTGAGGCTCTTCAATTTCTTGTTGGCTGGCTCGTAAGAAATGAGGAGAGAGGTGTTACAGAGTtggaaaataaaatacttaaccAAAAGGATGTGGATGGAAACACTATTTTGCACATTTCAGCTCAAAGTAGTGATCCACGG CACAGACAGTTCGATTGTTGGTAA
- the LOC101497562 gene encoding ankyrin repeat-containing protein BDA1-like isoform X1 has translation MKSNNVEQQQNEATEEGNIDLLYKIIKDDQSILESIDSKQFVETPLHIAAAMGRIQFANEIMRLKPSFARKLNEQGFSPIHLAMLNSRKWMVFNFVDMKKQLVTDQGREGLTPLHLASEIGDIEFLAKFIYACPESIECLTARNETALHIAIKNQQFEALQFLVGWLVRNEERGVTELENKILNQKDVDGNTILHISAQSSDPRTVRLLVKDWDKFEGKELRQQNNIRHGNQ, from the exons ATGAAATCAAATAATGTTGAGCAACAACAGAATGAAGCAACTGAAGAAGGTAACATAGATCTCCTctacaaaataattaaagatgaTCAATCAATTTTGGAGAGTATCGATTCGAAACAATTTGTGGAAACTCCTTTACATATCGCTGCAGCTATGGGTCGTATCCAGTTCGCCAATGAAATTATGAGGTTGAAACCTTCATTTGCTCGTAAGCTAAATGAACAAGGATTCAGCCCTATCCACCTTGCTATGCTAAACAGCCGAAAGTGGATGGTGTTTAATTTTGTTGACATGAAGAAGCAACTTGTTACAGATCAAGGAAGAGAAGGCTTAACTCCTCTTCATTTAGCAAGTGAAATTGGTGATATTGAATTTTTAGCTAAGTTTATTTATGCTTGTCCAGAATCAATTGAATGCTTGACTGCGAGGAATGAGACTGCACTACATATTGCTATTAAGAATCAACAGTTTGAGGCTCTTCAATTTCTTGTTGGCTGGCTCGTAAGAAATGAGGAGAGAGGTGTTACAGAGTtggaaaataaaatacttaaccAAAAGGATGTGGATGGAAACACTATTTTGCACATTTCAGCTCAAAGTAGTGATCCACGG ACAGTTCGATTGTTGGTAAAAGACTGGGATAAATTTGAAGGCAAAGAACTTAGACAACAAAACAACATTAGACATGGCAACCAATGA